From Streptomyces fungicidicus, one genomic window encodes:
- a CDS encoding DEAD/DEAH box helicase, translated as MTTTASSASHSHHLSPAFPGRAPWGTAGKLRAWQQGAMDKYIQTQPRDFLAVATPGAGKTTFALTLASWLLHHHVVQQVTVVAPTEHLKKQWSEAAARIGIKLDPEYSAGPLGKDYDGVAVTYAGVGVRPMLHRNRVEQRKTLVILDEIHHAGDSKSWGEACLEAFEPATRRLALTGTPFRSDTNPIPFVAYEEGDDGIRRSSADYTYGYGSALADNVVRPVIFMSYSGNMRWRTKAGDEIAARLGEPMTKDAVSQAWRTALDPRGEWMPAVLRAADQRLTEVRKAIPDAGALVIASDQESARAYAKLIRDITGAKATLVLSDDTGASKRIDDFSGSDDRWMVAVRMVSEGVDVPRLAVGVYATTISTPLFFAQAVGRFVRSRRRGETASVFLPTIPDLLGFANEMERERDHVLDKPKKDAEEDPYAESEKEMEEANREQDEDTGEQDMLPFEALESDAVFDRVMYNGAEFGMQAHPGSEEEQDYLGIPGLLEPDQVQMLLQKRQARQIAHSRKKPAEEADLLEMPAERRPVVSHKEMMELRKRLNNLVGAYVHQSGKPHGVIHTELRRVCGGPPSAEATPGQLRQRIEKVQEWATRMR; from the coding sequence GTGACTACCACCGCCAGCTCCGCGTCCCACTCGCACCACCTGTCCCCGGCTTTCCCCGGACGTGCCCCCTGGGGCACCGCCGGCAAGCTGCGTGCCTGGCAGCAGGGGGCGATGGACAAGTACATCCAGACGCAGCCCCGCGACTTCCTGGCGGTGGCCACCCCCGGCGCCGGAAAGACGACCTTCGCGCTGACGCTGGCGTCCTGGCTGCTGCACCACCACGTCGTGCAGCAGGTGACCGTCGTCGCGCCCACCGAGCACCTGAAGAAGCAGTGGTCCGAGGCCGCCGCACGGATAGGCATCAAGCTCGACCCCGAGTACAGCGCGGGCCCGCTCGGCAAGGACTACGACGGGGTCGCCGTGACGTACGCCGGTGTCGGCGTCCGCCCCATGCTGCACCGCAACCGGGTCGAGCAGCGCAAGACCCTCGTCATCCTCGACGAGATCCACCACGCCGGTGACTCCAAGTCCTGGGGCGAGGCCTGCCTGGAGGCGTTCGAGCCCGCCACCCGGCGGCTCGCGCTCACCGGTACGCCGTTCCGCTCCGACACCAACCCGATCCCCTTCGTGGCGTACGAGGAGGGCGACGACGGGATCCGGCGGTCGTCCGCCGACTACACCTACGGGTACGGCTCCGCCCTCGCCGACAACGTCGTCCGTCCCGTCATCTTCATGTCCTACAGCGGCAACATGCGCTGGCGCACCAAGGCCGGCGACGAGATCGCCGCCCGCCTCGGCGAGCCCATGACCAAGGACGCCGTCAGCCAGGCCTGGCGCACCGCGCTGGACCCGCGCGGCGAGTGGATGCCGGCCGTGCTGCGCGCCGCCGACCAGCGGCTCACCGAGGTCCGCAAGGCCATCCCCGACGCCGGCGCCCTCGTCATCGCCTCCGACCAGGAGTCCGCCCGCGCCTACGCCAAGCTGATCCGCGACATCACCGGCGCCAAGGCCACCCTGGTGCTGTCCGACGACACCGGCGCGTCGAAGCGGATCGACGACTTCAGCGGCAGCGACGACCGCTGGATGGTCGCCGTCCGCATGGTGTCCGAGGGCGTCGACGTGCCGCGTCTCGCGGTCGGCGTCTACGCCACCACCATCTCCACCCCGCTGTTCTTCGCCCAGGCCGTCGGCCGTTTCGTGCGGTCCCGGCGGCGCGGCGAGACCGCGTCCGTGTTCCTGCCGACCATTCCCGACCTGCTCGGCTTCGCCAACGAGATGGAGCGCGAACGCGACCACGTCCTCGACAAGCCCAAGAAGGACGCCGAGGAGGACCCGTACGCCGAGTCCGAGAAGGAGATGGAGGAGGCGAACCGGGAGCAGGACGAGGACACCGGCGAGCAGGACATGCTGCCCTTCGAGGCGCTGGAGTCCGACGCCGTCTTCGACCGGGTCATGTACAACGGCGCCGAGTTCGGCATGCAGGCGCACCCCGGCAGCGAGGAGGAGCAGGACTACCTCGGCATCCCGGGACTCCTCGAGCCCGACCAGGTGCAGATGCTGCTGCAGAAGCGGCAGGCCCGGCAGATCGCGCACAGCCGCAAGAAGCCGGCCGAGGAGGCGGACCTCCTCGAGATGCCCGCCGAGCGGCGGCCCGTGGTCTCCCACAAGGAGATGATGGAGCTCCGCAAGCGGCTCAACAACCTCGTCGGCGCGTACGTCCACCAGAGCGGCAAGCCGCACGGCGTCATCCACACCGAGCTGCGCCGGGTCTGCGGCGGCCCGCCCTCCGCGGAGGCCACGCCGGGACAGCTGCGCCAGCGGATCGAGAAGGTGCAGGAGTGGGCCACGCGCATGCGGTGA
- a CDS encoding xanthine dehydrogenase family protein molybdopterin-binding subunit, protein MSNETATAQAAQAPEAVPEPEPLPHGLGVSLPAADARAKTEGTFPYAADLWAEGLLWAAVLRSPHPHARILSIDTTHAREMPGVRAVVTHEDVPGDPVHGRGTPDRPVFASEVVRHHGEPLAAVAADHPDTARMAAAAVIVEYEVLDPVIDPEQAFEAEPLHPDGNLIRHIPLRHGDPEAAGDVVVEGLYRIGRQDPAPIGAEAGLAVPRPDGGVELYLASTDPHGDRDTAAAVLGLEQDRVKVVVTGVPGAVADREDRSFQLPLGLLALKTGCPVKLAATREESFLGHTHRHPTLLRYRHHADAEGRLVKVEAQILLDAGAYADTSSDALAAAVAFACGPYVVPNAFIEGWAVRTNNPPSGHVRGEGAMQVCAAHEAQMDKLAKKLGVDPAELRLRNVMATGDLLPTGQTVTCPAPVAELLEAVRDFPLPPLPKDTPEDEWLLPGGPEGAGEPGAVRRGVGYGLGMVHMLGAEGADEVSTATVRVQGGVATVLCAAVESGQGFTTLARQIVQETLGIDEVHVVPVDTDQPPAGPGCRGRHTWVSGGAVERAAKMVRTQLLQPLAHNFGMSTELLQITDGKITSYDGVLSTTVTEALDGKELWATAQCRPHPTEPLDEAGQGDAFVGMAFCAIRAVVDVDIELGSVRVVELAVAQDVGRVLNPAQLAARIEAGVTQGLGAALTENLRTPRGLVRHPDLTGYALPTALDAPDIHIVKLVEERDVVAPFGAKAVSAVPVVASPAAIASAVRAATGRPVNRLPIRPQAAVVTGG, encoded by the coding sequence GTGAGCAACGAAACAGCCACCGCGCAGGCCGCACAGGCCCCGGAGGCCGTCCCCGAGCCGGAACCCCTCCCGCACGGGCTCGGCGTCTCCCTCCCGGCCGCCGACGCGCGCGCCAAGACCGAGGGCACCTTCCCGTACGCCGCCGACCTGTGGGCCGAGGGCCTGCTGTGGGCGGCCGTGCTGCGCTCGCCGCACCCGCACGCCCGCATCCTGTCCATCGACACCACCCACGCGCGGGAGATGCCCGGCGTCCGCGCGGTGGTCACGCACGAGGACGTGCCCGGCGACCCGGTGCACGGCCGCGGCACCCCCGACCGGCCGGTCTTCGCCTCCGAGGTGGTGCGCCACCACGGCGAGCCCCTCGCGGCCGTCGCCGCCGACCACCCGGACACCGCGCGGATGGCCGCCGCCGCCGTCATCGTCGAGTACGAGGTGCTCGACCCGGTGATCGACCCCGAGCAGGCGTTCGAGGCCGAGCCGCTGCACCCCGACGGCAACCTGATCCGGCACATCCCGCTGCGCCACGGCGACCCCGAGGCCGCCGGCGACGTCGTCGTCGAGGGGCTGTACCGCATCGGCCGTCAGGACCCCGCCCCCATAGGGGCCGAGGCCGGTCTCGCCGTGCCCCGCCCGGACGGCGGCGTCGAGCTGTACCTGGCGTCCACCGACCCGCACGGCGACCGGGACACCGCCGCCGCCGTGCTGGGCCTGGAACAGGACCGGGTGAAGGTCGTCGTCACCGGCGTCCCCGGCGCCGTCGCCGACCGCGAGGACCGCAGCTTCCAGCTCCCCCTCGGCCTGCTGGCGCTGAAGACCGGCTGCCCGGTGAAGCTCGCCGCCACCCGCGAGGAGTCGTTCCTCGGCCACACCCACCGGCACCCCACGCTCCTGCGCTACCGCCACCACGCCGACGCCGAGGGCCGGCTGGTGAAGGTCGAGGCACAGATCCTGCTCGACGCCGGCGCCTACGCCGACACCTCCTCCGACGCCCTCGCCGCGGCCGTCGCCTTCGCCTGCGGCCCCTACGTCGTGCCCAACGCCTTCATCGAGGGCTGGGCCGTGCGCACCAACAACCCGCCCTCCGGCCATGTGCGCGGCGAGGGGGCGATGCAGGTGTGCGCCGCCCACGAGGCGCAGATGGACAAGCTGGCCAAGAAGCTCGGCGTCGACCCGGCGGAGCTGCGCCTGCGCAACGTCATGGCCACCGGCGACCTGCTGCCCACCGGCCAGACCGTGACCTGCCCGGCCCCGGTCGCCGAACTCCTCGAAGCAGTGCGGGACTTCCCGCTGCCGCCGCTGCCCAAGGACACCCCCGAGGACGAGTGGCTGCTGCCCGGCGGCCCCGAGGGCGCCGGCGAACCGGGCGCGGTGCGCCGGGGCGTCGGCTACGGCCTGGGCATGGTGCACATGCTCGGCGCGGAGGGCGCGGACGAGGTGTCCACCGCCACCGTGCGGGTCCAGGGCGGCGTGGCCACCGTGCTCTGCGCGGCCGTGGAGAGCGGCCAGGGCTTCACCACCCTGGCCCGGCAGATCGTCCAGGAGACCCTCGGCATCGACGAGGTGCACGTGGTGCCCGTCGACACCGACCAGCCCCCGGCCGGGCCGGGCTGCCGCGGCCGGCACACCTGGGTGTCGGGCGGCGCGGTGGAGCGCGCGGCGAAGATGGTCCGCACCCAGCTCCTCCAGCCGCTCGCGCACAATTTCGGCATGTCGACCGAGCTGCTCCAGATCACCGACGGCAAGATCACCTCGTACGACGGTGTGCTGTCCACGACGGTCACCGAGGCGCTGGACGGCAAGGAGCTGTGGGCCACCGCCCAGTGCCGTCCGCACCCGACGGAGCCCCTCGACGAGGCCGGCCAGGGCGACGCCTTCGTCGGCATGGCGTTCTGCGCGATCCGCGCGGTGGTCGACGTCGACATCGAGCTCGGCTCGGTACGGGTCGTGGAGCTCGCGGTGGCGCAGGACGTGGGCCGGGTGCTGAACCCGGCGCAGCTGGCCGCCCGGATCGAGGCGGGCGTCACCCAGGGCCTGGGGGCCGCGCTCACCGAGAACCTGCGCACGCCGCGCGGTCTGGTCCGCCACCCCGACCTGACCGGGTACGCCCTGCCGACGGCGCTCGACGCGCCGGACATCCACATCGTGAAGTTGGTCGAGGAGCGGGACGTGGTCGCGCCGTTCGGCGCGAAGGCGGTCAGCGCGGTGCCGGTGGTGGCCTCCCCGGCCGCCATCGCGTCCGCCGTGCGGGCGGCCACGGGCCGTCCGGTCAACCGCCTGCCGATCCGCCCGCAGGCCGCGGTGGTGACCGGCGGCTGA
- a CDS encoding COG1361 family protein, giving the protein MRQRIRPSAALVAAAGLGLAVPAVAAPVAVAEETGPSLVVSALPDTAPAPGGMYEESVTITNKGTGAADGVTFRVRLTRGLDFPEPVEGCAYSTVGHQVRQALCEYDTVIEPGASFTAPVRFKALSKALMESVEYGTGPTGEAPGEGFDDSHRRLTLTADNSADLVAVGEETEGLAGDRQSFTVSLRNDGPGWVQDQESDDVPALLVTIPRGTVAVQVPEACAPFGVDGPSGPSQPGKPRYVCWPSDGTVDVGQTLSYTFLVAIDKDAQDPEGQVKATSVYDIAPAYDRNPANNTARIRIDLPSDYEPEPSPSQSTGGGAGGGNGDGDGDGGSGTGGGGNEPQGQAAGGSGTSGSVTHTSADPVAGGGLAHTGSDGAPLIAGIAAAAAAAGGLLVVAVRRRAAAKSS; this is encoded by the coding sequence GTGCGTCAGCGCATCCGCCCCTCCGCCGCCCTGGTCGCCGCCGCCGGGCTCGGTCTCGCCGTTCCCGCGGTGGCCGCGCCCGTGGCGGTCGCGGAGGAGACCGGGCCCTCCCTCGTGGTCTCGGCCCTGCCGGACACCGCTCCCGCGCCCGGCGGGATGTACGAGGAGTCCGTCACGATCACCAACAAGGGGACCGGAGCCGCGGACGGCGTCACCTTCCGCGTACGGCTCACCCGCGGCCTCGACTTCCCCGAGCCGGTCGAGGGCTGCGCCTACTCCACCGTCGGCCACCAGGTGCGGCAGGCGCTGTGCGAGTACGACACGGTGATCGAGCCCGGCGCCTCCTTCACCGCGCCCGTGCGGTTCAAGGCGCTGTCCAAGGCCCTGATGGAGTCCGTCGAGTACGGCACCGGGCCCACCGGCGAGGCCCCGGGCGAGGGGTTCGACGACAGTCACCGGCGTCTGACGCTGACCGCGGACAACTCCGCCGACCTCGTCGCCGTCGGCGAGGAGACCGAGGGGCTGGCCGGGGACCGCCAGTCGTTCACGGTGAGCCTCCGCAACGACGGCCCCGGCTGGGTCCAGGACCAGGAGAGCGACGACGTCCCGGCGCTGCTGGTGACGATCCCGCGCGGCACGGTCGCCGTCCAGGTGCCGGAGGCCTGCGCGCCGTTCGGGGTGGACGGGCCCAGCGGGCCGTCCCAGCCGGGCAAGCCCCGCTACGTGTGCTGGCCCTCCGACGGCACCGTGGACGTCGGGCAGACACTCTCGTACACCTTCCTGGTGGCGATCGACAAGGACGCCCAGGACCCCGAGGGCCAGGTGAAGGCGACCTCCGTCTACGACATCGCCCCGGCCTACGACAGGAACCCGGCCAACAACACCGCCCGGATCCGCATCGACCTGCCCAGCGACTACGAGCCCGAGCCGAGCCCGTCGCAGAGCACCGGCGGAGGCGCCGGCGGCGGGAACGGTGACGGGGACGGGGACGGCGGCTCCGGCACGGGCGGGGGCGGCAACGAGCCGCAGGGCCAGGCCGCCGGGGGTTCGGGCACGTCCGGCTCCGTGACGCACACCTCGGCCGACCCGGTCGCCGGCGGCGGACTGGCCCACACCGGCTCCGACGGGGCCCCGCTCATCGCCGGGATCGCGGCGGCGGCCGCGGCCGCCGGCGGTCTCCTGGTCGTCGCCGTGCGCCGCCGGGCCGCCGCCAAGTCGTCCTGA
- a CDS encoding MFS transporter, translating into MTALNPRDTDVAEPVDVPSPAVAPDETVLSRPYRALSIGVVSVVLLIAFEATAVGTAMPVAARELDGVSLYAFAFSGYFTTSLFGMVLSGQWADRRGPLGPLAWGIASFAAGLLLAGTAGAMWLFILGRAVQGLGGGLVIVALYVIVGRAYPERLRPAIMAAFAASWVVPSIVGPLASGAVTEHLGWRWVFLGIPALVVFPLALALPQIRRLASGPVNGDKDAPASFDRRRIRLALAISFGAGFLQYAAQDLRWMSLLPGALGVALLVPAVLGLLPRGTHRAARGLPSVVLLRGVAAGSFIAAESFVPLMLVTQRGLSPTMAGFSLAAGGGTWALGSWVQSRPRLEPYRERLMTFGMVLVAAAIAAAPSVLIQAVPAWTVAVAWAFGCFGMGLVISSTSVLLLQLSAPEEAGTNSAALQISDGLSNVLLLAVGGAAFAALGGGTVSHAATEATGSHPAAFVVVFLPMAAVALAGAWVATRVRAESA; encoded by the coding sequence ATGACCGCCCTGAACCCGCGCGACACCGATGTCGCCGAGCCCGTCGACGTCCCCTCCCCGGCCGTCGCTCCCGACGAGACCGTGCTGAGCCGCCCCTACCGTGCGCTGAGCATCGGTGTCGTCTCCGTCGTGCTGCTGATCGCCTTCGAGGCGACGGCGGTGGGCACGGCCATGCCGGTCGCGGCGCGAGAGCTGGACGGGGTGTCGCTGTACGCGTTCGCGTTCTCGGGGTACTTCACGACCAGCCTGTTCGGCATGGTGCTGTCCGGCCAGTGGGCGGACCGGCGGGGCCCGCTCGGCCCGCTCGCCTGGGGCATCGCCTCCTTCGCCGCCGGGCTGCTGCTCGCCGGGACGGCCGGGGCGATGTGGCTGTTCATCCTCGGGCGGGCCGTGCAGGGGCTCGGCGGCGGACTGGTGATCGTCGCGCTGTACGTCATCGTCGGGCGGGCCTACCCGGAACGGCTGCGGCCGGCGATCATGGCGGCGTTCGCGGCGAGCTGGGTGGTGCCGTCGATCGTCGGCCCGCTCGCCTCCGGCGCGGTGACGGAACACCTCGGCTGGCGCTGGGTGTTCCTCGGCATACCGGCGCTCGTGGTGTTCCCGCTCGCCCTCGCGCTGCCGCAGATACGCCGGCTGGCCTCCGGCCCGGTGAACGGCGACAAGGACGCCCCGGCCTCCTTCGACCGCCGGCGCATCCGGCTGGCCCTGGCCATCTCCTTCGGCGCCGGGTTCCTCCAGTACGCCGCCCAGGACCTGCGCTGGATGTCCCTGCTGCCGGGCGCGCTGGGCGTGGCCCTGCTCGTCCCCGCCGTGCTCGGTCTGCTCCCGCGCGGCACCCACCGGGCGGCGCGCGGCCTGCCCTCGGTCGTCCTGCTGCGCGGAGTCGCCGCGGGCTCCTTCATCGCGGCGGAGTCGTTCGTCCCGCTGATGCTGGTCACCCAGCGCGGACTCAGCCCGACCATGGCCGGCTTCTCCCTCGCGGCGGGCGGCGGCACCTGGGCGCTGGGCTCCTGGGTCCAGTCCCGGCCCCGGCTCGAGCCGTACCGGGAGCGGCTGATGACCTTCGGGATGGTGCTGGTGGCGGCGGCGATCGCGGCGGCCCCCAGCGTGCTGATCCAGGCCGTGCCGGCCTGGACGGTGGCGGTCGCCTGGGCCTTCGGCTGCTTCGGCATGGGTCTGGTGATCTCCTCCACCAGCGTGCTGCTGCTCCAGCTCTCCGCCCCCGAGGAGGCCGGCACCAACTCCGCCGCCCTGCAGATCTCCGACGGCCTCTCCAACGTCCTGCTGCTGGCCGTGGGCGGCGCCGCCTTCGCGGCTCTGGGCGGCGGCACGGTCAGCCACGCGGCGACGGAGGCCACCGGCTCCCACCCGGCCGCCTTCGTCGTGGTGTTCCTGCCGATGGCGGCGGTGGCCCTGGCGGGGGCGTGGGTGGCGACCCGCGTACGGGCGGAATCAGCATGA
- a CDS encoding type II toxin-antitoxin system death-on-curing family toxin: MYYLTLPELLNLAKRLGEDVVRDYGLLDSALARPQSSVFGQDAYPDVWQKAAALMESLARNHALVDGNKRLAWYATWVFLHMNGHPLDPDFDVDEAEQFVLDVCQGALDVPKIAAQLPRFAR; this comes from the coding sequence ATGTACTACCTCACCTTGCCCGAGTTGCTGAACCTCGCGAAGCGGCTCGGGGAGGACGTGGTGCGCGACTACGGGCTGCTCGACTCGGCCTTGGCGCGTCCGCAGTCGAGCGTGTTCGGCCAGGACGCCTACCCGGACGTGTGGCAGAAGGCCGCGGCACTGATGGAGTCCCTCGCTCGCAACCATGCCCTCGTCGACGGGAACAAGCGCCTCGCCTGGTACGCGACCTGGGTCTTCCTGCATATGAACGGGCATCCGCTCGACCCGGACTTCGACGTGGACGAGGCGGAGCAGTTCGTGCTGGACGTCTGCCAGGGCGCACTGGACGTCCCCAAGATCGCAGCTCAGTTGCCCCGCTTCGCGCGCTGA
- a CDS encoding IclR family transcriptional regulator, with protein MTAETSQTLDRGLRVLKLLADTDHGLTVTELSHKLGVNRTVVYRLLATLEQHALVRRDLGGRARVGLGVLRLGRQVHPLVREAAMPALRSLAEDIGATAHLTLVDGAEALAVAVVEPSWTDYHVAYRAGFRHPLDRGAAGKAILAARQRAADDPGYTLTHGELEAGACGAAAPLLGVTGVEGSVGVVMLAEVVPERIGTRVMDAAREVAEALR; from the coding sequence GTGACCGCGGAGACCTCTCAGACGCTCGACAGGGGACTGCGTGTCCTCAAACTGCTGGCCGATACGGACCACGGGCTGACCGTCACCGAGCTTTCCCACAAACTGGGCGTGAACCGGACCGTCGTGTACCGGTTGCTCGCCACGCTGGAACAGCACGCCCTCGTACGCCGTGACCTGGGCGGACGCGCCCGGGTCGGGCTGGGGGTGCTGCGGCTGGGCCGTCAGGTGCATCCGCTGGTGCGGGAGGCCGCGATGCCGGCGCTGCGGTCGCTCGCGGAGGACATCGGCGCGACCGCGCACCTGACGCTGGTGGACGGGGCGGAGGCGCTGGCCGTGGCGGTGGTGGAGCCGTCGTGGACGGACTACCACGTGGCGTACCGGGCGGGGTTCCGGCATCCGCTGGACCGAGGGGCCGCGGGGAAGGCGATCCTCGCCGCGCGGCAGCGGGCGGCCGACGATCCCGGGTACACGCTGACGCACGGTGAGCTGGAGGCGGGGGCGTGCGGGGCGGCGGCGCCGCTGCTGGGGGTCACGGGGGTCGAGGGCAGCGTGGGCGTCGTCATGCTGGCGGAGGTCGTCCCGGAACGCATCGGCACCCGCGTCATGGACGCAGCCCGAGAAGTAGCAGAAGCCCTCCGCTAA
- a CDS encoding SUKH-4 family immunity protein: MSTTDTVVAAITLDDADLGPYITHASTRDWLTGPGLPADSALFGFGELVHKGGPRTVGDMTGDPGDRLSAELRDQLVIGAMLGPAGLETESVLLDGATGEVSTTFFLHDRPDLMDQRPLAPSLPTLVRFAAATDELAGLRGQFAAYAGRYGTKAVAEASRQLMAVFEEGTEGEPAPFWRMAALIRPLALVAGPGTASGLALDLPLRLLDGEFGRGGVVRFEEVDFPTTLTHEPTRRFLRETGLPEDGFLFQLDTDLPLRTLAEYYADERDGELPPGRLPARAGRLIRLGHLVEENSLVVDGATGAVLNWSEPEGVLHPLNTDVSTLAFTLWLLHREHAIDEESGHALTSDTYDQLALTMIQVLSSIDPTGTTTDADWHYWTELFQDEAGGVL; encoded by the coding sequence ATGAGCACGACCGACACTGTTGTCGCGGCGATCACACTCGACGACGCCGACCTCGGCCCGTACATCACGCACGCGTCCACGCGTGACTGGCTGACCGGTCCCGGACTGCCCGCCGACAGCGCCCTGTTCGGCTTCGGGGAGCTGGTGCACAAGGGCGGCCCGCGCACCGTGGGCGACATGACGGGCGACCCCGGCGACCGGCTCTCCGCGGAGCTGCGCGACCAGCTGGTCATCGGCGCGATGCTGGGCCCGGCCGGTCTGGAGACGGAGTCGGTGCTGCTCGACGGCGCGACCGGCGAGGTCTCCACGACGTTCTTCCTGCACGACCGCCCCGATCTGATGGACCAGCGCCCGCTCGCCCCGTCCCTCCCGACGCTGGTCCGGTTCGCCGCGGCCACGGACGAACTGGCGGGACTGCGCGGCCAGTTCGCCGCCTACGCGGGCCGCTACGGCACGAAAGCGGTCGCGGAGGCGTCCCGTCAGCTGATGGCGGTGTTCGAGGAGGGCACGGAGGGCGAGCCGGCGCCGTTCTGGAGGATGGCCGCGCTGATCCGGCCGCTGGCCCTGGTGGCCGGCCCCGGCACGGCCTCGGGACTCGCCCTGGACCTCCCGCTGCGCCTGCTGGACGGCGAGTTCGGCCGGGGCGGAGTGGTCCGCTTCGAGGAGGTCGACTTCCCGACCACGCTCACCCACGAGCCGACCCGCCGCTTCCTGCGCGAGACGGGCCTGCCGGAGGACGGCTTCCTCTTCCAGCTGGACACCGACCTGCCGCTGCGCACCCTCGCCGAGTACTACGCCGACGAACGCGACGGCGAGCTCCCGCCCGGCCGGCTCCCCGCCCGCGCCGGCCGGCTGATACGCCTGGGCCACCTCGTCGAGGAGAACAGCCTGGTCGTCGACGGCGCCACCGGCGCGGTGCTCAACTGGAGCGAACCGGAAGGCGTGCTCCACCCGCTGAACACGGACGTCTCCACGCTCGCCTTCACCCTCTGGCTGCTCCACCGCGAGCACGCCATCGACGAGGAGTCGGGCCACGCGCTGACCTCCGACACCTACGACCAGCTGGCGCTGACGATGATCCAGGTGCTGTCCTCCATCGACCCGACGGGCACCACCACCGACGCCGACTGGCACTACTGGACGGAGCTGTTCCAGGACGAGGCCGGCGGGGTGCTCTGA